A part of Cryptococcus neoformans var. neoformans JEC21 chromosome 4 sequence genomic DNA contains:
- a CDS encoding CAP1-related, which yields MEVQEASPRIPFRAASTPPASAPHLYTTPASYNPSTRASQDGYPESPVGLRPQATFQKPYIFTLGQLPTRRRRFRILGSPKRLFLIVFLAVLALLGRFWHASDKSKIAGLKDFDGLCRFVSPIDAYHRDLTRLRTVFRGSSFSRNSSIYHGRSKTFKHYHSYSPTGHLIVSHDPEAPHPIPLLLDLGEKRWEELLSRQSRTLEEAVREYIRRYGRQPPKGFDKWWDFAMQHNLVLPDEYDRINLDLAPFLALPKSEMMRRMEMVDNMAETFTLVVRNGSVDIEIKDEGGLQWGGTLPRARDTASLLRGFSDYLPDMRATFSIFDQPQIYLSWARRGSLVDLGLRGEKTSHLEETDSAKVKLSRSCAPDSNYRKNENFSEGKSLIYDSLEAGDLCQNPYLIPLHGLTIEPHEPYSHPRPHTQLLPLFSLAKTSINSDILVTPLDQFHDPPGNDPEWENKPSSKLAWRGSPTGISWMTSDLDWRSAHRFRLHNYANNRSLEPMNYLVPNLGQREEDDYDELDVYSAMGGDEDLDGWREGNTEVKEHRATETEGPLRYKEEKILTAQAMEFFYDIKLAGEPIQCSQDDGTCQSMWDEIEWAPRQSGDDLNLNKFLLDIDGNGWSGRFRKLMSTNSLVIKMTMFTEWFQPHLIPWFMYIPAKLDFSDLPDIMAFFRGTPTHPELAFDETAQALARNGKCFVQRMFRMEDLQAYMMRLFLEYARIAAKEGVDMDFHLNNDNWTQINSFERFSSPEDTLVDGGYSSHLTKMPLPDAKEEAPRHKAGVIMEEAKKDMDGMDGVKLEVWISGDDVAVDTTAGERK from the exons ATGGAGGTTCAGGAAGCGTCTCCGCGAATTCCATTTCGTGCTGCTTCGACTCCACCCGCCTCTGCACCCCATCTTTACACCACTCCGGCTTCTTACAATCCTTCGACCCGCGCTTCTCAAGATGGCTATCCGGAATCGCCAGTGGGCCTGCGGCCACAAGCCACATTCCAGAAGCCCTACATCTTCACTTTAGGACAGCTTCCCACCAGACGGAGGCGGTTCAGAATATTGGGATCGCCCAAGAGATTGTTTTTGATTGTCTTTCTAGCCGTTCTGGCCCTGTTAG GCAGATTCTGGCATGCAAGCGACAAGAGTAAAATCGCTGGACTGAAGGACTTCGATGGTCTTTGCCGGTTCGTCTCGCCAATAGATGCGTACCATCGGGACTTAACTCGTCTCCGGACTGTCTTCCGAGGCTCAAGCTTTTCCAGAAACTCCTCTATTTACCATGGCCGCTCAAAAACTTTCAAACACTACCATAGTTATTCTCCGACTGGACACCTCATTGTATCCCATGACCCTGAAGCGCCACATCCCATACCTCTGCTACTAGATTTGGGAGAGAAACGGTGGGAAGAGCTGCTTTCACGTCAGTCAAGGACTTTGGAGGAGGCCGTACGGGAATACATAAGGAGGTATGGGCGACAGCCACCCAAGGGTTTTGACAAATGGTGGGATTTTGCAATGCAGCACAATCTGGTGCTGCCGGATGAATACGACAGAATCAATCTTGATTTAGCCCCTTTTTTGGCATTGCCAAAGAGTGAAATGAtgagaagaatggagatggtggataATATGGCGGAAACATTTACTTTAGTGGTGCGAAACGGCTCTGTAGACATCGAG ATTAAAGATGAAGGGGGACTTCAATGGGGAGGGACACTGCCTCGCGCCAGAGACACAGCTTCACTACTTCGAGGATTTTCAGATTATCTCCCTGATATGCGTGCCacattctccattttcGATCAACCTCAAATTTATCTTTCTTGGGCTCGCAGAGGATCTCTGGTAGACCTCGGGTTACGAGGAGAGAAAACATCACATTTAGAAGAGACAGATAGCGCCAAAGTGAAATTATCTAGGAGTTGTGCTCCAGACTCGAATTACAGGAAAAATGAAAATTTCTCGGAGGGCAAGTCTCTTATTTATGATAGCTTAGAAGCTGGTGATCTCTGCCAAA ACCCTTATCTTATCCCTCTTCACGGATTAACGATTGAACCACATGAGCCATACTCCCATCCACGACCTCACACTCAATTATTACCACTGTTCAGTCTGGCAAAAACATCAATTAA TTCTGACATCCTTGTGACCCCTCTTGACCAGTTCCACGACCCACCTGGCAACGATCCAGAATGGGAAAATAAACCCAGCTCCAAACTCGCTTGG CGTGGTAGTCCTACTGGCATATCTTGGATGACTTCTGATCTCGATTGGAGATCTGCACACCGTTTTCGCCTTCACAATTACGCAAACAACCGTTCTTTAGAGCCCATGAATTATCTTGTACCTAATTTGGgacaaagagaagaggacgacTATGATGAACTTGACGTATATAGTGCTATGGGCGGTGATGAGGACTTGGATGGGTGGCGTGAAGGAAACACAGAAGTCAAGGAGCACAGGGCGACGGAGACGGAAGGCCCACTACGATataaagaggaaaagatttTAACAGCCCAGGCTATGGAGTTCTTTTACGATATCAAGCTGGCTGGTGAGCCCATACAATGTTCCCAAGATGACGGTACTTGTCAGAGTATGTG GGATGAGATTGAATGGGCACCCAGACAAAGCGGAGACGACTTGAATTTGAACAAGTTTCTCTTAGACATTGATGGCAATGGTTGGAG CGGGCGGTTCAGAAAGCTGATGAGCACGAACTCACTGGTTATCAAGATGACCATGTTTACTGAATGGTTTCAACCGCATTTAATACC ATGGTTCATGTACATACCCGCTAAACTTGACTTTTCGGATCTTCCCGACATCATGGCGTT TTTCCGTGGTACACCTACTCATCCGGAGCTCGCTTTTGACGAGACGGCCCAAGCTCTTGCGAGAAATGGA AAATGCTTTGTCCAGAGAATGTTCAGAATGGAAGATCTCCAGGCCTATATGATGAGACTTTTCTTGGAATATGCC AGGATTGCGGCAAAAGAAGGGGTGGACATGGACTTCCACCTGAACAACGATAACTGGACACAAATAAACTCGTTCGAACGGTTTAGCTCTCCAGAGGATACACTCGTGGACGGCGGTTACTCTTCACATTTGACGAAGATGCCTTTGCCCGATGCGAAGGAGGAAGCGCCGCGACACAAGGCGGGTGTAATAATGGAagaggccaagaaggacaTGGATGGGATGGACGGGGTAAAGCTTGAGGTATGGATAAGCGGCGACGATGTAGCAGTAGATACCACTGCTGGCGAACGGAAGTAG
- a CDS encoding ATPase, putative encodes MAPRDIGRVFMDVAFFAASQVALYYTLRYVVSSLDPASGSSRKAKEKSKSLLAQTGLSEAQLASLELDEYEQAIAAEIVPPSSIDVTFEGIGGLDDIIASLRETVIYPLTFPELFGSGNGLLSAPKGVLLYGHPGCGKTMLAKALAKESGATFINLPLSSLTNKWFGESNKLVAGLFSLAKKLQPSIIFIDEIDSLFRERSAGDHEVTAMMKAEFMTLWDGLTTGSDSRILVLGATNRPNDIDPAILRRMPKRFAIRLPNHEQRVKILTLMLMHTRLASDFSIEKLAQRTDGLSGSDLRETCRNAVMTPVQELMREKGKSGVQGLEKARKEGFQIRPLNMDDFVLHDSHAYAYVDPSRRPPGAYVTESLD; translated from the exons ATGGCCCCCAGAGATATTGGAAGAGTATTTATGGACG TTGCATTTTTTGCGGCTTCTCAAGTCGCCCTCTATTATACCCTTCGATATGTCGTGTCATCACTGGATCCCGCATCCGGTTCCTCGAGAAAAGCTaaagagaagagcaagagtCTCCTTGCCCAGACGGGCCTCTCGGAAGCGCAACTAGCGTCGCTTGAGTTAGACGAGTATGAGCAAGCCATTGCCGCCGAGATAGTACCACCTTCATCGATCGACGTCACATTCGAGGGAATAGGAGGTCTAGACGATATTATTGCGAGCTTGAGGGAAACAGTTATATATCCTCTAACCTTTCCAGAGCTTTTCGGCAGTGGAAATGGATTGTTGAGTGCTCCAAAAGGAGTGCTGTTATATGGACATCCAGGGTGTGGTAAAACGATGCTGGCTAAGGCTTTGGCAAAGGAGAGTGGGGCCACTTTTATaaaccttcctctttcgagTCT GACAAACAAATGGTTCGGCGAATCTAATAAACTTGTTGCTGGGCTCTTTTCACTTGCGAAAAAGCTGCAGCCTAGTATC ATTTTCATCGATGAGATCGATAGTCTCTTCAGAGAAAGATCGGCTGGAGACCACGAAGTGACTGCAATGATGAAAGCCGAGTTCATGAC TCTCTGGGATGGTTTGACCACCGGCAGCGATTCTAGAATATTAGTTCTAGGAGCAACCAATCGACCAAATGA CATCGATCCCGCAATTCTTCGACGGATGCCTAAGAGATTTGCTATTCGCCTTCCCAATCATGAGCAACGAGTCAAAATCCTCACGCTCATGCTCATGCACACAAGACTTGCGTCTGATTTCTCCATTGAAAAGCTTGCGCAACGCACAGATGGTCTTTCTGGGTCAGACCTCCGTGAAACTTGTCGAAATGCAGTCATGACGCCCGTGCAAGAGCTGATgcgagaaaaagggaaaagtgGAGTACAAGGCTTGGAAAAGGCTCGGAAAGAG GGTTTCCAAATACGACCTCTCAACATGGACGATTTTGTTCTGCATGATTCCCATGCCTATGCCTATGTCGATCCCAGCAGGAGACCTCCAGGAGCATATGTCACGGAGTCGCTTGATTGA
- a CDS encoding vesicle-mediated transport-related protein, putative gives MFAVSLQDRLKAAVNSLEATGSTLQARALNANQHPQDTRDSSPQDATSANPRPASPSPPFPHSNNSKQDVRSKSVPVPLNQAAYTGATTSQLAENALSGLRKSFQFGRSSLDLSDPVGISSSLPATPSGQGVKDIDLPSPSASVPAEPSAFAGKSPAVSFLQITDAANGPTEIHARSTTMRTLIPGDPMSIPLPPSPTLSSILPSPEADPLGASTSYDSVDEGTIPGHKELKPVEKPDQDEKDLNQPDEEMASTNVKKLADLERRYDDLSNRFTTLLIQAHQANKIFKELTPLESCISDVEALEGWIRMMVGKVEMMGTEMKRLQDNLTLQDSRIEELRDTHRLESASQNELVSKLRSDLSESQSKLSTYSSTAATVTQLRADLAKAQTQAKEEEEKRIKAISLLKTVRLKLVKVEKEKEELEKDRASERAERSRLNEEMEKAKIEKEKEVSSLKKGFERELGGAKERYEKELKDKKASWELEMITTKAAHAKELSQKSVKISGLEAIIKELNTNKQTIHALLQSKQAEAESARADMEEMQTKSKELEFQLREANERCSLLEDSLRDDGMGRGGPVGMTVLETRRDSLSSSRNNSLSGTSPMEIQRLLAESESRAESKLSELRARIRSLECERNELEEEWAGKMQERVRELEKMRRVLLDKEKEHARSLEGLRERESTIQEVEQKTRDLEAEISRMKLRMEEVEGDKAVASESERAAREELSSLQHELVDLRSQLDDSKSHISFLKSTNKTLRDEMRKIQSSVQLMEKQRNPGVGYWAAAAGQRSSMVGSPMSSVNVDSPALGRKSVESIRTTAGTEIGSDLGESKRTPEEDLNLEYLRNVILQFLEHKEMRPNLVRVMSVILRFTPQELRRLNAKLLS, from the exons ATGTTCGCCGTGTCTCTCCAAGACCGCCTCAAGGCGGCGGTAAACTCTTTAGAAGCAACAGGCTCCACTTTACAAGCACGCGCCTTGAACGCAAATCAACATCCGCAAGACACGAGAGACTCGAGTCCCCAGGACGCAACCAGTGCGAATCCCCGTCCTGcttccccatctcctccctttCCACACTCAAATAACAGCAAACAGGATGTTAGGTCAAAATCTGTCCCCGTGCCTCTGAATCAAGCGGCCTATACCGGCGCAACTACAAGTCAGCTCGCTGAGAATGCTCTCTCAGGTCTTAGAAAGTCCTTCCAGTTTGGGCGAAGCTCTCTGGACCTTTCTGATCCAGTGGGaatctcatcttcacttccCGCTACCCCGAGTGGTCAAGGAGTCAAGGACATTGATTTACCTTCACCTTCAGCTTCAGTGCCTGCTGAGCCCTCAGCGTTCGCGGGAAAGTCACCAGCTGTCAGTTTTCTTCAAATCACGGATGCCGCTAATGGGCCTACGGAAATTCACGCGCGATCCACCACGATGAGGACACTGATTCCAGGTGATCCCATGTCAATACCATTACCCCCATCACCCACATTATCGTCGATCTTACCTTCTCCAGAGGCGGATCCTTTAGGAGCTTCCACGTCATATGATAGTGTCGATGAGGGAACGATCCCCGGCCACAAAGAGCTAAAACCTGTAGAGAAGCCAGATcaagatgaaaaggatcTCAATCAGcctgatgaagaaatggcTTCTACGAATGTGAAGAAGTTGGCTGACCTCGAAAGGCGGTACGATGATCTGTCCAACAGATTCACAACTCTTCTTATTCAGGCACAccaagcaaacaagatTTTCAAAGAGCTTACTCCACTGGAAAGCTGCATCAGTGATGTCGAGGCCTTAGAGGGATGGATAAGGATGATGGTAGGAAAAGTTGAGATGATGGGAACGGAAATGAAGAGACTCCAAGACAATCTCACTT TACAAGACTCTAGGATTGAAGAGCTCCGTGATACGCATCGACTTGAATCCGCCTCTCAAAATGAACTAGTTTCCAAACTCCGATCTGACCTTTCTGAATCTCAGTCTAAACTTTCCACATATTCCTCTACTGCGGCCACCGTGACTCAGCTGCGTGCCGACCTTGCCAAAGCTCAGACTCaagccaaagaagaggaagaaaagcgaATCAAAGCTATCTCTCTACTCAAAACTGTCCGCCTGAAACTTGTAAAGgttgaaaaggaaaaggaggagctCGAAAAAGATAGGGCGAGCGAGAGAGCTGAGAGGAGTCGATTGAatgaggaaatggaaaaggcgaaaattgagaaagagaaggaagtcTCATCCCTGAAGAAAGGGTTTGAAAGAGAGCTGGGGGGGGCCAAAGAAAGGTATGAGAAAGAATTAAAAGACAAAAAGGCGAGTTGGGAGCTCGAGATGATCACAACAAAA GCTGCTCACGCCAAAGAGCTTTCCCAAAAATCGGTCAAAATTTCAGGACTTGAAGCCATCATCAAAGAGCTCAATACCAACAAACAGACTATTCATGCCCTTCTACAAAGCAAGCAAGCCGAGGCCGAATCGGCCAGAGCAGATATGGAAGAGATGCAGACTAAGAGCAAAGAACTAGAGTTCCAATTGCGGGAGGCGAACGAGCGCTGCTCTTTACTGGAGGACAGTTTGAGAGATGATGGtatgggaagagggggaCCAGTGGGGATGACCGTACTAGAAACTAGGAGGGATTCACTCTCCTCAAGTAGGAATAACAGCTTGTCAGGTACAAGTCCAATGGAGATCCAACGACTCCTTGCTGAATCTGAATCTCGCGCTGAGTCTAAGCTTTCAGAACTTCGCGCTCGTATTCGCTCGCTCGAATGTGAGAGAAACGAactcgaagaagaatgggcAGGTAAGATGCAAGAAAGGGTGAGGGAACTGGAGAAAATGAGGAGAGTCCTTCTagataaagaaaaagagcaTGCCAGGAGTTTAGAAGGCttgagagaaagagaatcGACGATCCAGGAAGTAGAACAGAAGACAAGAGACCTGGAAGCTGAGATTTCGAGGATGAAGCTCaggatggaggaggttgaggggGACAAGGCTGTCGCCTCCGAGTCCGAA CGGGCTGCTCGCGAGGaactttcttctcttcagcACGAACTTGTCGACCTTCGTTCGCAGTTGGATGATTCCAAATCTCATATCAGTTTCCTTAAGTCTACCAACAAGACACTTCGCGATGAGATGCGAAAGATACAGTCATCCGTTCAGCTGATGGAAAAGCAACGAAATCCTGGAGTGGGTTATTGGGCTGCTGCCGCAGGTCAGAGATCAAGTATGGTCGGCTCTCCGATGTCTAGTGTGAACGTCGATTCGCCCGCACtgggaagaaagagcgTAGAAAGCATTAGAACAACGGCTGGAACGGAAATAGGCAGCGACCTGGGAGAGAGCAAGAGAACTCCCGAGGAAGACCTGAATTTGGAG TACCTGCGGAATGTCATTCTACAATTTCTCGAGCACAAGGAGATGCGACCGAACCTCGTAAGGGTGATGTCCGTCATCCTTAGGTTTACTCCCCAGGAGTTGCGAAGACTGAATGCGAAACTGCTCAGTTAG